ATCTGACACTATGACAAGCTCCATCACACTCATCACACTGAAACCTGGTATCATTTAAACCGTTGTAGCAAGTCTGTTTCCTATACACATTTTGAAATGGATAAGCAAGGGCTCAGATCTGCAGAATATTAAGTGCCTCCTTGCAAGATGCTGCAAGGGTAACTCGCAAACATCTTAACAGAAAGAGGAATTGTATCGCATTTGAGTCATAACGCTGGACAGACACACAAGGGTCTGAACCGCACCAGCAGCAATCTGACTGCCCTCACCCATTTGTTAATATCCTGGGTGACAGGAATTGAGAAGTGCAAAGGGACTACAGCAGACATGCAGCATTAGTGTGGAACAGAGtgcctccttccccttttttttatAGCTGTTCATTTCTGGGAGGGAACTTGTTCTTTTGCTGCAACCCCAACTAATAAGTTGACCACTCTTTTTCTGGTTTTCTCCCCTACATCAGATTAACACTTTGAATCAAATCTATTAGCCTCCCATGTCTTCTGCAGTAAAAGACTTTAAAAGTCTCATAATACTGATGTTTTCAACCAACACCAACAACCATCTCACCCAGTTTCACACAGCATGGATAATGTTAGGACGGGGGCAAGCTGCCTTCCACAGGACTGCCAGATAACCAGAAGTGACTGTCCCAGAAAGTTTCATAATGAAGTCATGCTAGTCACTACACCTGGTCATAAATGCATCAGAAAGGACTCCTGTCCTCCCGTCCCTCAAGGGCTGACCCTTTACATTTGTGACTGAATTGCCTTTTCATTGAAAATATCACCTACAGATATTCCTCCGTCATAGTACAGATTCATGTTTATTTACATTAATTGTAATGGTGATCAAAAGCCCATCAGGATAAGCCCATGCTGAATAAATGAAAGCACTCCACTGCTTTATTTTAGTACTTTTTTGATTAATTCAATTGtactatacacacacacacaaaggaaaaactactaaaaaaaaaaaaatcaagtaactgCGTGCATATctctcaaacaaacaaaaaaaacccatccaGACTGAGTTTATTTCTCAGCTAAGGAACAATTTTACCTGCAGGCAGGACAGCCCCCAACTACTACTACAGAAGTGGTGGTAGCAGGCTGTTGAATAATGGTGTACGTGCTTGAATAGTTTGGCTGTGCTGATGGTGGAGGAACAGCATATCctaaaatgagaagaaacaacTGAATCACTGTGTGTGAAGCACACAACAACAATAACTTGGTTAAAAGTATGGAAAAAGAACTGcttaacagggggaaaaaaacagaaatgtagtCTTGATGGAGCACTTCAAGAATCTATATCAAAACAGAGTAGGAACATACTATTCAGCACATCTAATTGCAAAGCCACTGCATAAATCCAAGCAGCTAGTAAAATTTAACCATCTAAAAAGCACACTGAGCTAATAATTAACTCAGAGTTTGTTTCAATGTCGTTAGAAATCCAGGGAAAAACAGTTTAAACAAATGAGGATTACCGATTTCACTTCTGGAGGTTCCATTTCAGGTATGTCCCACCCGAGCACGCAAACCAGCTGAAACAGAATGAACCTGCCTCTGGTTTCCCGCTTAACTTCCACACATTAAGTTTGTAGCTAGAGAACCAGGCAGGGGTAGTAGGACGCAAGTGGTAAGGAAGCAAGCTGCACAGTACAGAGTGAAGTCTTTCGGAAAACCCAAGAGCGAGTGTGTCATTTTTACAACTGTATTTAGAATACTGAGAAAGCTTTTGGTTACTgcattaacattaaaaataaataaacaaataaaataataaatgcttCTTAAAGGGATGGTTAGAGATATGCAGCATAGTCATAGACTCAAGGTACACTTTGCCCAGGTATAATCAAGCTTGAGTTTCTCTCCAGCGTGTAGTTCTCAGATTTCCTTGAATCAGGTTATATACTGAAAAATGTAATACTTCACGATTTAAAATGAAGAATCATCGGTAATATTTGTATTATAGGAGAATGCGCTCCAAGTTACTAACAAGGAGTTACCTACGGCCTCAAGACTCAACCCAGCCCTTGAGGACCGGGGTCTAAACACCTACTGTATTCGGGGCGCTCTCGGCAACTTTCGCACCGCTCCCTCAACTCGCGGCAGCGCTTCCCCTCCCGAGAGGCTGCCGTTTCCTTGGACGCAATTAGCCCTCATTCGGGTAATGGCAGTGCTGTGCCTGCTCACCTGCGCGAGCCTCTCCAGGGCTACTGGAGTGTAGCAGCAAAGCAAACATTAGCCAGAGCGCGGCGAAGTGCGTGAAaagggcacttttttttttttggtagtgggtttttttatttttaagagctgAACTGCTGGCGCTGCTGTACCCCCCCCCGCCAGCGTTTTGGGGTGGAAGCAGGTCCTGAGGGCGAACCCCCTAAAACGGCATTTCGCGGGGCGCGAaccggcagcgcggggctgcaccggggtgggggggtggggggcggctcCCCCTgggccctccctcctccctccctcccgcgcgACGCCGCTCTGAGCCCGAGAACCGGGATCGCCCCAGCGCGGCGCCTCCGGTccctccgccccccccgcgccgggccgccgcgcagccccggccacGCTCCGGCCTCCCGCgactccccggcccccccggacccacctgcggccgccgcggcgcccgggtaGGGGTAGGGCGGGGGCGGCTGGaagccgggctgcggggcggggatGGCGCCGTAGTTGCTCTGCCCGTACTCGTAGCCGGCGCCCTGCGCGGCGGGGCTGTAGGCGGGGGGTCGCTCCTGCAGCAGCGGCTTGTTGTCCatgccggggccggcggcggcggcgctgcccgccctccTGCCCAGAGGAAGCGGCGCCCTCGCCTCAGCGCCCAACTTGGCGGGCGCCGCCCCTCAGCGCCGCTGCgctgcgccccgccccgcccgggggcGCCggagctcggcggcggcggcagcggcccgcgcatccggggggggggaggggcggcccctggcgagcggcccccgccccgcagcgcgctcgcggccccggcggcggcgctcgcGGCCGGTCACAAGACCGCGCGCCACGTgacgccgccgccagccgcgcgggaggggggcgcgggccgcccgccttaaaggggccgcgcgccgcccgccgccgctcgcgcctcctctgtgctgctgctcgCTTTTTTTCGCTCTTGTGAGCGCCGCCGAGGGGacaggcgggcggcggcggccagtgCGGGGCACGCCCGCGCCGCGGAGCCTCCCTGGGGAGGGTGTGCCCGCTGAACATCAGCCTTGGGGGGTTTTGTTGGATTTTTATGGGTTTCTTTAAGGTTGGGTGGGTTTTTAGTACGCGCGCTGAGGCCCTTGTTGAC
This region of Dromaius novaehollandiae isolate bDroNov1 chromosome 14, bDroNov1.hap1, whole genome shotgun sequence genomic DNA includes:
- the BRI3 gene encoding membrane protein BRI3; protein product: MDNKPLLQERPPAYSPAAQGAGYEYGQSNYGAIPAPQPGFQPPPPYPYPGAAAAAGYAVPPPSAQPNYSSTYTIIQQPATTTSVVVVGGCPACRVGVLEDTFTCLGVLCAIVFFPIGILFCLALRQRRCPNCGAAFG